DNA from Petropleomorpha daqingensis:
CAGGACGGCGGCGGCCCCGACGTCTTCTGCCACTTCTCCGCGATCAGCGGCACCGGCTACCGCTCGCTGGACGAGGCGCAGCGCGTCGAGTTCGACATCACGCAGGGCCAGAAGGGCCCGCAGGCGGAGAACGTCCGCGCGATCTGACGCTCACGGTTCCCGCCGGGCGAGCAGCAGCACCGCGAGCCCGGCGGGCACCAGCGGCAGGGCGGCCAGCAGCAGCGCCGGGTCCGCCAGGCCGAACAACCACGCCCCCGCCACCGGCGCGAGCAGCCCGGCGGCGCCCCAGCCGGTGAAGACCCGGCCGTACGCCGCCGGGAACGCCGCGGCCCCGACGCGGTCCGCGGTCAGCGCCGGCACCAGCGCGGAGACCGCGCCGTACGCCAGCCCGCTGCCCAGGAAGCCGGCCAGGACCACCGCGGCCGGGCCGAGCAGGCAGCCGATCGCAACCGCCCCGATCGCCAGCGCCGTTCCCAGAGCGGCCAGCCTGCCGACCCGGTCGGACCACCAGCCCGCGACGAGCCGCCCGACCAGGTTGCCGGCGCCGAGCGCCGCGACGGCCAGTGCCGCAGCCTGCGTTCCCCGGTCCGCCGCCAGCGGCGCGGCCTGCGCGAACAGCGCCAGCCCGGGCGCGCAGCCACCGGCGAAGACCAGCCACAGCAGCACGACCGGCCGGCGCGGGGCCGGCGTCGTCCGGGGACGGCCGGTCCCGGCCGGTTCGCCGGGCGCCAGCACGGCGGCCAGCGCGAGCAGCGCCGTCACGGGGAGCGCGAGGACGGCGAGGCAGGTCCGCCACCCGGCCACCGAGATCGCGGCGGGCGCCACGAGCCCCAGCAGCACCGGGCCGGCCGCGTAGGCGGCGACCACGATCCCGGTCGCCGTGCCGCGGCGGTGCGCGACCCGGGCGGGCAGTCCCACCGCGACCCCGTAGCCGAGCCCGTTCGCCGCCCCGAACAGCCCGGCGAAGCCCACCCACAGCACCGCCGGCGACGCAGCCGACGCGGCGAGCAGCAGCCCCGCCGCCGCGAGCGCGGCCGCGGCGACGAGCAGGCGGCGCGGCCCGGCGCGGCGCTGCAGCGGGCCCAGCCCGAGCAGCACCGCGCTGAACACCACGATCGCCGTCGCGAACACCCCCGCGGCCCCGCCCGCGGACAGCCCGACGTCGGCGGCCGCGTCCTGCGCCACCAGGCTCCAGGCGAACAGCGTCCCGACCGCCAGGTTGGCCGCGGCGCCGGCGGCGACCAGCCGGGCCGGCGGCTCAGGAGAGGTGGTGCACCTCCTGCAGTCCGTGCACCGGCGTCGGGATCCCCTCGTAGCGGGCCTTGAGCTGCAGCGCGAGGTAGAGCGAGTAGTGCCGCGACTGGTGCAGGTTGCCGCCGTGGAACCACAGCGCCTCCTGCTGGGTGGGCTTCCACATGTTGCGCTGCTCGCCCTCCCACGGCCCGGGGTCCTTCGTCGTCCCCGAGCCCAGGCCCCACACCTTGCCGACCTTGTCCGCGACGTCCTGGCCGATGAGGTCGGCGGCCCAGCCGTTCATCGACCCGTAGCCGGTGGCGTAGACGACGAGGTCCGCCGGCAGCTCGGTGCCGTCGTCCAGGACGACGGCGTCCTCGGTGAGCCGGACCACCTGCCCGTGCGCCAGCTTCACCTCACCGTCGGCCACCAGGTCGGCGGCCCCGACGTCGATGTAGTAGCCGGAGCCGCGCCGCAGGTACTTCATGAACAGGCCCGAGCCGTCGTCGCCCCAGTCGTGCCGGAACCCGGAGGCCTCCAGCCGCTCGTAGAAGTCGGCGTCGCGCTCGGCCATCTGCTGGTACAGCGGGATCTGGAACTCGTGCATGATCCGGTACGGCAGCGAGGCGAAGATCATGTCCGCCTTCTCCGTCGTCACGCCGGCCGCCACCGCCTCCTCGCTGTAGAGCGCGCCGAGGCCGATGTCCATGAGCGTGGCGCTGCGGACGATGTGCGTCGACGAGCGCTGGACCATCGTGACGTCGGCGCCGTGCTCCCACAGCGCGCCGCAGATGTCGAAGGCCGAGTTGTTGCTGCCGATGACCACGCACCGCTTGCCCGCGTAGGCGTCCGGGCCCGGGTGCGCCGAGGAGTGGTGCTGGTCGCCGCGGAAGACGTCCTGGCCGGGCAGGTCCGGGATGTTCGGCTTGCCCGACATGCCGGTGGCCAGAACGAGCTGCTGGGGCCGCAGGGTCAGCGGGTCGCCGTCCCGCTCGAGCTCGACCGTCCACTCCCCCCGCTCGGGCGAGTACTCGGCCGAGGTGACCGTCGTGCCGGTCCAGTACGGGACCTCCATGGCCTCGACGTAGGACTCGAGCCAGTCGCCGATCTTGTCCTTCGGGGAGAACACCGGCCAGGTGTCGGGGAACTTCAGGTAGGGCAGGTGGTCGTACCAGACCGGGTCGTGCAGGCACAGCGACTTGTACCGGCCGCGCCACTGGTCGCCCGGTCGCGCGTGCTTGTCGACGACGAGGCTCGGGACGCCGAGCTGCCGCAGCCGCGCGCCGATCGCGATGCCGCCCTGGCCGCCGCCGACCACCAGCACGTACGGCTGGACCGTGGTGCCGAGCTCGGCCTGCTCCTTCTCCCGGCGCTCCAGCCAGGTCAGCCGCTCCTTGTTCACGCCGTGCTCGGCGCCCATCGGCCGGCGCGGGCCCTTCGGCTCCTCGAAGCCCTTGAGCTCGTAGAGGGTGGTGAGCAACGTCCAGGCCTTCGGGACGCCGTCCTCCTCCACCAGCCGGACCAGCCCGCGACCGCGCCCGACCGCCGTCTCGAAGGTGAACCAGGCGGTGGTGACGCCGTCGGCCTCGTCCGGCGGCTCCTCGACGGCGAACCCGCTCGGGTCGGTGGACTCCAGCGTCGCGGTCAGCAGGTCGGTGACGCCGTCCGGGTTCTCGACGGTCGTGAGGTTCCAGGAGAAGGCGACCAGGTCGCGCCAGAAGCTGGTGGCGGCGAACATGCCGGCGGCGCGGGCGACGTCCCGCTCCCGCAGCGCCTGCTCGAAGCCGGACAGCCAGCTCTCCGCCCGCTGCTGCGGGGACAGCGGGGGCGAGTCGAGGGTCTGCGTCATGGCGGTGTCCTCCCCGGGTGCGCGAGCTGTGCCTTGCAGCACAGCGCACCGGAGGCGCCGAGGGAAGAGACGGCGCGCTAGACCTCCGCGGCCACCCGGGGAGCGACCTCGGTGCCCAGCAGTTCGATGCCGCGCAGCAGGTCGGCGTGAGCCAGCCGCGGGTTGGTCATCTGCAGCGAGACGCGGTGCACCCCCCCGAGCTGGGCGGAGATGCGCACGAGCTTCTCGGCGACCGTCTCGGGGTCGCCCATGAAGAAGGCGCCGTCCGGGCCGCTGGTCGCGTCGAACTGCGCCCGGCTGGGCGGGGCGAAGCCGCGCTCGCGGGAGACCTTGGCGAACATCTCGTGCCAGCCCGGGTAGACCGTGTCGGCCGCGGCCTGCGTGCTCTCCGCGACGAAGCCGAACACGTGCAGGCCGACCTTCAGCGCCTGCGGGTCGTGCCCGGCGTGCGCGCCGGCGCGGCGGTAGAGGTCGATGAGCGGCCCGAACTGCCGCGGCTCGCCGCCGATGATCGCCACCATGAGCGGCAGGCCCAGGAGGCCCGCCCGCGCGAACGACTCCGGCGTGCCGCCGACCCCGACCCAGATCGGCAGCGGGTCCTGCAGTGCCCGCGGGTACACGCCCTGGCCGGTCAGCGCGGGCCGGTGCCGGCCCGACCAGGTGACGTGCTCGGACTCCCGGATGCGCAGCAGCAGGTCGAGCTTCTCCTCGAACAACTCGTCGTAGTCGGCCAGGCTCAGCCCGAACAGCGGGAACGCCTCGGTGAACGAGCCGCGGCCGACCACCAGGTCGATCCGGCCGCCGGAGATCAGGTCGAGCGTCGCGAACTGCTGGTAGACCCGGACCGGGTCGGCGGCGCTGAGCACGGACACCGCGCTGTTCAGCCGGATCCGGGAGGTGCGGGCGGCGGCCGCGCCGAGGATCACCGGCGGAGCGGAGTCGTAGTACTCGCTGCGGTGGTGCTCACCGATGCCGAAGGAGTACAGCCCGGCCTCGTCGGCCAGCGCGATCTCCTCGAGCAGGTGCGCCATCCGTTCCTCGGGGCCGATCCGCCGACCGGTGGTGGGATCGGTGACCGCCGCGACGAAGCTGTCCACGCCCAGGTGCACGGGCCGAGTCAACCAGCCGAGGGGGCGAGCACCTCCGAGAGGTGGCGGACGACGACCGCCGCGCCCCGGCGGGTCATGATGCGGGCCGCCCGGTCGATGACGCCCTCAGGCGAATCTCGACCGCGGCGGGAACGTCCGCCGGGCCGAACAGCGTGCGCTGACTGTCAGGTCGAGGGGCACGAACTGGCACTCTGCGCACACTCTTGCCCCGCGGACTGCCCAACGGCAGTACTAGCTCGCGGGGGCGCGCAGGAGGGCGCTGCCGGGGACGACGAGCCGCCGGACGTGCTCGTCCACCTGCGCGGCGCCCGGGGCCGGCTCGCCGAAGTCGAGCGCCCCGATCGCGTAGAAGTCGGTGGTGGCGGTGACGCACTGCCAGCGCCAGGTCAGCTCCCGCTCGTCGAGGTGGGGCAGCAGCGGGGCGACCGCAGCGCAGTAGCGCAGCGCGAGCTCGCGGGTCGCCGCGGCCCCGTTGGCCGCCCACCGCTCGGGCGGCGCCTCGAAGATGCGGGCGAACACCCGGGCCGCGTAGCGCCCGCGCCCGGCACAGCGCAGCTCCACGATCGGCCGCACCCACCCGTCGACCAGACCGTCGACGTCGGGCGCTCGGGACAGCGTCGCCAGCGACGTCTCGCGCTCGGCCAGGACGCCGTCCACCACGCGGCGCTCGACGGCTGCGACCAGCGCGTCCTTGCCGCCGAAGTAGTACCCGACGGCGGCGGCGTTGCCGACGCCGGCCAGCCGCAGCACGTCGCGCACCGAGGTGCCGGCCGGCCCGTACCGGGCCAGCAGCTCCTCGGCCGCGTCCAGCAGCCGCGCGGGGGTTGCGCCGGGCGTCATGCCACCTCCATGCTGGCTCTCGCCTAATACGGACGTATGAGACGACCGTCTGGAGTCAGCATGACTCACCAGCGGGTCCGTGTGCGCAGCCTGGGTGCGCTGCTGGCCGTCATGTGCGCCGCGCTCGCCCTCGTCATCGGCGCCGGCTCCTCCCTCGCGCTCGCCCTGCCCGACCTGGCCCGTGACACCGGAGCCTCGCAGACCGAGCTGACCTGGGCGGTCAACGTCTACGCCCTCACCTTCGCCGGCCTGCTGCTGCCCCTGGGCATCGCCGCCGACCGCTACGGCCGCAGAGGGGCGCTGCTGCTGGGCCTGGCCGTCTTCGCCGGCGCCAGCCTCGCCTCGGGCCTGGTCGCCGATCCGGTCGCCCTCGTCGTGCTCCGCGCGCTGGCCGGCGCCGGCGCGGCGGCGGTCATGCCGGCCACCCTGTCGGTGCTCGTCGGGGCCTTCCCGGCGGAGCGGCGCGGGACGGCGATCGGCATCTGGGCCGCGGTGTCGGGAGCCGGCGCCCTGCTCGGGCTGCTGCTCGCCGGCGTCCTGCTGGAGTTCGCGTGGTGGGGCAGCGTGCAGCTGGTCTTCGGTGGCCTCTCGGCCGCGGTGCTGCTGCTGTCGGCGCTCGTCGTCCCCGCCTCGTCGAACCCGGACCTGCACCTGGACCCGCTCGGCGGGCTGCTGGCCCTCCTCGGCCTCGGCGGCCTGGTCTACGGCATCGTCGAGGGCCCCGAGCGCGGGTGGACCGACCCGGCCGCCGTCACCGCGCTGGCCCTCGGCGGGCTCACCCTGGTCGCCTTCGTCGGCCACGAGCTGCGCAGCCGGCACCCCCTGCTCGACGTCCGCCTGTTCCGCTCCCCTGCGCTCTCCGCCGGCAGCGTGGTGGTGTTCCTGCAGTTCTTCGCCGCGTTCGGCGTCTTCTTCCTCGCCCCGCAGTGGCTGCAGTACGTGCACGGGCTCACCCCGCTGCAGGCGGCACTCGCGCTGGCGCCGATGGCGCTCGGCATCGGCCCCACGGCGCAGGCCGGGCCGGTGCTGGTCCGCCGCCTCGGTGCCGGGCCCGTCGCCGCCTGGGGCATGGCGCAGATGGCCGGCGCGCTCGGCCTCTTCGCCGTCCAGGCCGCCGGGAGCGCACCGCTGTGGCAGTTCGAGGTCGTGCTGCTGGCCTTCGGCGTCGGCTTCGGCCTGGCGCTGACCCCCGGGACCCAGCTGATCATCGACGGGCTGCCGGCCGACCGGCGCACCGTCGCAGCCGCGGTCAACGACGTCACCCGCGAGGTGGGCGGCGCGCTCGGCGGCGCCGTCGCGGCCAGCGTGCTGCTCGCCGTCTACGGCGACGACGTGCTGCGCGTGACCCGCGGGCTGCCCGAGCACGTCGCCGCCCGTGCCGAGGCCGGCGTCGCCCAGGCGTTCGGCGTGGCCACCGGTCTGGGTCCGCGCGGCGCCGACCTCGCCTCCGGCGCGCGCTCGGCCTTCGCCGACGGCTTCGGCAGCGCCATGCTCGTCGGCGCCGGAGTGCTGCTCTTCGGTGCGCTGGTGGCTGCCCTGTTCGCGCCCCGGCCGGCGCGCGTACGGCCCCCGGTCCGCCACGCGGCGGTCGTCACCGTCGTCCCGGCGGAGGTCGAGCGCACGCCGTCCCGCCGGAAGCAGCGGCTGCTGGCCGGCGCGGTCGCGCTCGGCATCTTCCTCACCGTGGGCGGGGTGGCCCAGAGCCTGCAGACGGCCGGCGACGACCAGCCCACGGCGCTCGAGGAGGACTCCCCCACCTCGACGACACCCGTTCCCCGCGACGACGCCGCGCCGCAGGCCACCATCCCCGTGGAGCTGCCGCCGGGGACCGCCGTGGAGGACCCGTCGCTGTCGGCCATGATCGAGGACTTCGCCGCCACCGCGGCCGCCGACGGGATGCTCGGCGAGGTGCCCGTCGGCGTGCCCCTGGTGACCGTCGACCCGCTCCCGTCGATCGACGCGGCCGCGGAACCGACGGACGGCACGACCCCGGCGGAGGTCAGCGGCCCGACGGAGGTCACCACCCCGGTGGACACGACGACGCCCCCTGGGACCACCACCCCGGCGGAGACGACGACGCCTCCCGAGACCACCACCCCGCCGGAAACCACCACCCCGCCGGAAACCACCACCCCGCCGGAGACGACGACGCCCCCCGAGACCACCACGCCCCCGGAAACCACGACGCCCCCGGAGACCACCACCCCGCCGGAGACGACGACGCCGACCGACACCACACCGACCGACACCACACCGACCGACACCACCACGGAGACCACCCCCGCTCCGTGAGGCCGGCCTCAGAGAGTGCGGAGGTGCTCCGCCACCACCGCAGCGCCGCGGCGGGTCATGATGCTGGCCGCGTGGTCGACGCCCTCGACCAGCTCGGTGGCCTGCAAAGCCGGGAGCTCGGCGGCGAGCTGGGCGACCCGGTCCGGCGGATAGGCCGGTGCTGAGCCCTCGCCGGTGCTCCACTCGGCGTAGACGAGACGCGTCGGGCGGTCCAGCTGCCGCCAGGACGACGGGCCGAGGATGGTGTCGGTCGCGTCGGCGACGAGGATGCCAGGGTCCAGCCGCACCCGGCCGTCGGCCAGATCGTGGACGAGGTAGTCCCGCAGCAACGGGTCGTCGCGGTCCAGCAGCGGCATGCCGGGCAGCACGAAGTCGGCGTACTCGTCGACGTCGGTGAAGGTCCGGCCGACCCGTGAGGCCTGGGCGGTGAAGGCCGCGCGCACGCCGTCCTCGGTGACCCCCTCGTGCACCGACATCGGGAAGCCGCCGTCCACCAGGACGAGGTCGCGCACGCGGTCGGGGTGCGCGGTGGCCAGCGCCACCGCGACGAACCCGCCCATCGACATGCCGCAGACGCTCACGCTCTCCAGGTCGAGCGCGTCGAGGACGGCGACCATGTCCTCGGCGTGCCGGGCGACCGACGACGGGCCGCCGACCCCGACGCTGCCGCCCCGCCCCCGCAGGTCCGGCGCGATCAAGGAGAGCTCCGGCGCCTCGGCCCGCAGCCAGTTCCACAGCCGCCGGTTGCTGCTCACGCCGTGGATGGCGAGCACGGGCTCGGTGCGGCCGGCGACCACCTCGACCTCGAGGCCACCCAGGCTGCGGACGTCGCTCACGGCTCGCCGACCACCTTGCCCGGGTTGAACAGGTCCAGCGGGTCGAGTGCCTGCTTGATCGCGCGCTGCATCGCCTGCGCGCCGGGGTCGAGCTCGGCGCGCATGCCGGCGCGCTTGAGCAGGCCGACGCCGTGCTCGCCGGTGACCGTCCCGCGGCGGGCGATCGCCGCCTCGAGGATGTCGTCGAACGCCGCGATCGCCGCGGCCCGGGCGGCCTCGTCGTCCGGCGGCGAGATCATGCACGGGTGCAGGTTGCCGTCGCCGGCGTGCGCGATCGACCCGATCTGCACCCCGTGGCGCAGGGAGATCGCCTCGATGTCGGCGAGCATCCCGGGCACCTGCGAACGCGGCACGCAGATGTCCTCGGTGAGCACCGGGCCGAGCCGCTCCATCGCCGGGTAGGCCAGCCGCCGGGCGGCGAACAGCGCCTCGGCCTCGGCGTCGTCGCTGGACTGCTCGGCCCACAGCGCGCCGGCCTCGCGGAAGGCGGCGGCCATCGCCGTCGCCTCCTCCTCGCCGGACGCGCCGGGGGTGTCGATCTTGGCCAGCAGCAGCGCGGCGGCGTCGGCCTCGATGCCCAGGTGCTTCCACTCCTCGACCACCCGCAGCGTCGGCCCGTCGAGCAGTTCCAGCGCGAGCGGGGTGAGCTTGCGGCGGGTGGCCAGCGCGACCGCCTCGCCGGCGGCGACGAGCGAGCCGAACGCACCGACGACGGTGCGGGGCGCCGCGGCCGGCGCCGGGCGCAGCCGCAGGGTCACCTCGGTGACGACACCCAGGGTGCCCTCGGAGCCGACCACGAGGCCGGTCAGGTCGTAACCGGCCACGCCCTTGGTGGTGCGCCGGCCCATCCGGACGGCGGTGCCGTACTCCCCCGCCGGGCCGCCGACCACCGCCTGCAGACCGAGCACGTAGTCGCGGGTGACGCCGTACTTCAGGCAGCACAGCCCACCGGCGTTGGTGGCCACGTTGCCGCCGATCGTCGACCAGGGCGAGCTGGCCGGGTCCGGCGGGTACCACAGGCCGTGCTCGGCGACGGCGGCCTTGAGGTCGTCGTTGACGACGCCGGGCTCGACGACGGCGACCAGGTCGTCCTCGTCGATCTCCAGCACCCGGTCCATCTTCGACAGGTCGAGCACCAGCCCGCCCTCGACGGCGTTGGCCCCGCCGGACAGACCGGTGCCGGCGCCGCGGGTCACCACCGGCACGCGCAGCTCGGCGCACACGGCGACGACCTGCTGCACCTCGGCGGTGCTGCGGGCGCGGACGGCGGCGACCGCCCGGCCGACCTCAGCCCACTCCGCCTCGTCGGAGCTGACGCTCGCCAGGACGTCGTCGTCGGTGATCAGGGTGCTGTCCGGCAGCCGCCGGGTGAGCGCCTCGAGCGTGCCCGGGGAGGTCGTCGTCACCCCACCGACGCTACCTAGAACCGGACGACGATTGCCCGTAGCACGAGCACGCCGATGAACACGATCGTGAACGCGAGGTCGATCGACAGCCCGCCGATCCGCAGCGGCGGGACGACCCGGCGCACCGGCGCGATCACCGGCTCGGTGATCCGGTAGACGATCGCCCGGGCACGGCTGAGGCCCGGCCCGGCGCTCGGGGCGAGCACGCCGACCCAGTCGAGGACGACGCGGGCGAGCAGGACCAGCATCGCCAGCAGCAGGATCGTGCCGAGCAGGGCACCGATGGGACTCATTGGGGACTCCTCTCCGGCGTCCACCGTCGGCGCCGCACCTGTCCAACGCCCGAGGGCCGGATGTGGCTCCCGGCACCCCGCTCGGCTTGTCACCCTCTCCGGGCGCGCCTACGTTGATCCGGTCCGGACGGACCGCTCCGTCACCTTCCCGGCGACGACCGCCCGGACGCCGCCGAACCGCTCGCCGTGCGCCGCACGGAGGGTGGACCGGGGACCCACCGCAGCACTGGGGTGAAGCGCCCCGACGACTCCCCGCGAGCCGTCGAGGGGCCGGGCGTCCTTCCCGCCCGAACCCGTCAGCTAACTCGGTAGGCGGTCGCGGAAGAAAGGAACAACCCGCCGCACCATGGCGAGTTCACGCATCTCTGCCCACCCCCGGATCCTCCTCACCGTCGCCGCCGCCTGCGGCGTGGCGCTGATCCCCTCCCCCGGCTACGCCGCTCCGTCCGACCCCTCCACCTCCGCCGAGGCGGCACAACTCGTCGCCGGCCGCGCGCACGACCTGGAAGTGGTCTCCGAACAGGTCAACGAGGCCCGCGAGCAGCTCGCGCTCCGGCAGACCGCCGCAGCGCAGGCGGCCCAGCAGGTGGTGTCCGCCGACGCCGCCGTCACCGGTGCCCGTCAGCAGGTCGCCCGCCTGGCGCGCGACGCCTACACCGGCGGCCGGCTCAGCGCCGCCGAGGCGTTGCTGTCGAGCCACTCGGTCGGCCAGGTGGTCGACCGGCTGGTCATGCTGAACACCATCGGCGGCCAGCGGGCGGACGTGCTGGACACCGCCCGCCAGGCCACCGACGACGCCCACCAGGCGCAGGCAGCCGCCGACCACGCGGCCGCCGCGGCGCAGGCGCAGGTCGAACGGGTGGCCGCCCAGCAGAAGGCGCTCAACGACCAGATCGCCGTCTACCAGGCCGCGTACGACCGGCTGACCGCCGAGGAGCAGCGCGCCTCCCGCGCGGCCGCCGAACGGGCCGCGCAGCAGACCGCGGCCGCCAGCGCGCCGGCACCGGCCTCCCGGACGGCCCGGGCCAACCCCGCGCCCGCACCCTCCCCGGCACCGGCACCCGCTGCCGCCCCCGCCCCCGTCGCGGCCGGCAGCTCCGCCGCCCAGACCGCGGTGAACACGGCGCTGGCACAGGTGGGCAAGCCGTACGTCTGGGGCGCCGCCGGGCCCGGGTCCTTCGACTGCTCGGGGCTGACCCAGTACGCCTACAAGGCCGCCGGCGTCAGCCTGCCGCACTCCAGCAGCATGCAGTCCGGGATGGGGACGCCGGTGTCGAAGTCGGCCCTGCAGCCGGGTGACCTGGTGTTCTTCTACTCCCCGGTCAGCCACGTCGGGATGTACATCGGCAACGGCCAGATGGTGCACGCCTCCACCGCCGGTGAGCCGGTCAAGGTCGTCCCGCTCGACTCGATGCCCTCCTACAACAGCGCCCGCCGGATCGTGGGCTGACGCCGGCCGCCGTCCTCACCCTTCCCGGTGAGGACGGCGGACCGCCCACAGGCCGCCGCCAGGCCGCCGGGGGATCATCGCGGCATGGCCGAAGGCAGCAGGAGGAGGCGTTCCTCCGAGCCGGCGGACAGCGCGCGACGGACCCGCCGGGACCGCGAGGGCGAGCACCGCTGGCCGGCAGCGCTCGCCGTCCTGGTAGCCATCGCCCTGTACGCGCTGCTGCCGGAGAGCCTGCTCTTCGCGCCGCGGCTGCTGATCCCCGGCCTCGAGCTGGTCCTGCTCGTCACGCTGGTGGTCCACAGCCCGCGCCGGCTCACGAAGCAGACCCGCTGGTCGCGGACGGTGTCACTGGCCCTGGCGGCGCTGGTCACGCTGACCAACCTGGTCGCGCTGGGCCTGCTGGTGCACGACCTGGTGAAGTCCTCCCCCGGCGGCCGCGAGCTGCTGCTGGCCGCGCTGCAGGTCTGGACCACCAACGTGATCGCGTTCGCGCTGCTCTACTGGGAGCTCGACCGCGGCGGTCCGGTCGCCCGCATCACCCTGCCCCGCGAGCGGATCCCGCTCGCCGACTTCCGGTTCACCCAGGACGAGACCAAGGACACCGTGGTCGAGGTCGCGGCCGGGTCGAGCCAGCGGGCCGACTGGATCCCGCTGTTCGTCGACTACCTCTACCTGTCGACGACGAACTCGAGCGCCTTCAGCCCGACCGACACCATGCCGCTCTCGTCGCGGGCCAAGATCCTCATGGGCGTGGAGGCGACCGCGGCGCTGTTCACCTCGCTGCTGGTGATCGCCCGCGCGGTCGGCGCCCTCGGCGGGAGCGGCGGCTGAGCTACCCGCCCGGCCGGCGGGCCAGGAACGGGTAGCCGAAGACGTCGAAGGTCCGGGCGTTGCGCTCGCCGTCGGCGCCACCGAAGGTGTCGACCGGGTCGCCGACGGCGACGTCGGTGAAGCCGGTCTCGGCCAGGATCATCTGCCAGCCCGCACGGGGCAGCCCCCCGGCTATCTAGCCGGTCCAGAGGTCGATGTCCCGCAGCGCCCCCTCGGGCACCGGGCGGCCGTTGGCGATGTCGGCGAACTGCAGCCACCCGCCGGGCCGCAGCACGCGGCGGATCTCGGACAGGACGGCACCCTTGTCGGCGCAGAGGTTGAGCACGCCGTTGGAGATCACGACGTCGGCCCAGCCGTCCTCGACGGGGAGGTCCTCGGCCAGTCCGAGGCGGAACTCGACCTGCGCCAGGCCGAGCTCGGCGGCGGTCGCCGTCGCCTTGTCCACCATCTCCGGAGTCATGTCCACGCCGACGACCCGGCCCTGCGGCCCGACCTGCCGGGCCGCGAGGAAGGAGTCGAAGCCGGCGCCGGACCCCACGTCGACCACCCGCTCGCCGGCGGACAGCGCCCGCAGCGCACACGGGTCAGCGACGCCGGCGAACGACTCGACCGCCCGGTCCGGCAGTGCCGCCACCACGTCGTCGGCGTAGCCGAGCCGTCGGGCCAGATCCCGCCCCGTGGAGAAGTGGAACCGCCGCGACGGGTCAGCCGCCACCTGCCGGTACGTGTCGCGCACCTGCTCCCGCAGGACGACGGGGTCGACGAGGAGATCGGGCGCGGTCGCCATGCCTCCCACCACGAACGGGTGGCCGGAGCGGTTCACCGGCGGCGGGAACGTCGGTGCGACCTGCGACGATGCGCTGGTGCTGCTCGCCGAGGTCGTCGCCGCGTCCGCCGCGGTCGCGGCCACCCGCGCCCGGACGGCGAAGGCCGCGGCGATCGCCGAGCTGCTCCGACGGGCCGACCCGGACGAGGTCCCGGCGGTCACCGCCTGGCTGGCCGGCGACCCGCTGCAGAGCCGGCTCGGGGTCGGCTGGCGGACGCTGACCCGGCTCGAGCACGAACCCGCCGGGGAGCCGGCGCTGACCGTGCACGCCGTCGACGCCGTCCTGGCCGAGCTGGCGGCGACCTCCGGCGCCGGGTCGGCCGCCCGCCGCGAAACGCTCCTGGCCGGGCTGTTCTCGGCGGCCACCGGCGAGGAGCAGC
Protein-coding regions in this window:
- a CDS encoding alpha/beta fold hydrolase, coding for MSDVRSLGGLEVEVVAGRTEPVLAIHGVSSNRRLWNWLRAEAPELSLIAPDLRGRGGSVGVGGPSSVARHAEDMVAVLDALDLESVSVCGMSMGGFVAVALATAHPDRVRDLVLVDGGFPMSVHEGVTEDGVRAAFTAQASRVGRTFTDVDEYADFVLPGMPLLDRDDPLLRDYLVHDLADGRVRLDPGILVADATDTILGPSSWRQLDRPTRLVYAEWSTGEGSAPAYPPDRVAQLAAELPALQATELVEGVDHAASIMTRRGAAVVAEHLRTL
- a CDS encoding FAD-binding oxidoreductase — translated: MTTTSPGTLEALTRRLPDSTLITDDDVLASVSSDEAEWAEVGRAVAAVRARSTAEVQQVVAVCAELRVPVVTRGAGTGLSGGANAVEGGLVLDLSKMDRVLEIDEDDLVAVVEPGVVNDDLKAAVAEHGLWYPPDPASSPWSTIGGNVATNAGGLCCLKYGVTRDYVLGLQAVVGGPAGEYGTAVRMGRRTTKGVAGYDLTGLVVGSEGTLGVVTEVTLRLRPAPAAAPRTVVGAFGSLVAAGEAVALATRRKLTPLALELLDGPTLRVVEEWKHLGIEADAAALLLAKIDTPGASGEEEATAMAAAFREAGALWAEQSSDDAEAEALFAARRLAYPAMERLGPVLTEDICVPRSQVPGMLADIEAISLRHGVQIGSIAHAGDGNLHPCMISPPDDEAARAAAIAAFDDILEAAIARRGTVTGEHGVGLLKRAGMRAELDPGAQAMQRAIKQALDPLDLFNPGKVVGEP
- a CDS encoding YggT family protein — protein: MSPIGALLGTILLLAMLVLLARVVLDWVGVLAPSAGPGLSRARAIVYRITEPVIAPVRRVVPPLRIGGLSIDLAFTIVFIGVLVLRAIVVRF
- a CDS encoding C40 family peptidase, which codes for MASSRISAHPRILLTVAAACGVALIPSPGYAAPSDPSTSAEAAQLVAGRAHDLEVVSEQVNEAREQLALRQTAAAQAAQQVVSADAAVTGARQQVARLARDAYTGGRLSAAEALLSSHSVGQVVDRLVMLNTIGGQRADVLDTARQATDDAHQAQAAADHAAAAAQAQVERVAAQQKALNDQIAVYQAAYDRLTAEEQRASRAAAERAAQQTAAASAPAPASRTARANPAPAPSPAPAPAAAPAPVAAGSSAAQTAVNTALAQVGKPYVWGAAGPGSFDCSGLTQYAYKAAGVSLPHSSSMQSGMGTPVSKSALQPGDLVFFYSPVSHVGMYIGNGQMVHASTAGEPVKVVPLDSMPSYNSARRIVG